One genomic region from Mytilus trossulus isolate FHL-02 chromosome 9, PNRI_Mtr1.1.1.hap1, whole genome shotgun sequence encodes:
- the LOC134683944 gene encoding uncharacterized protein LOC134683944 has protein sequence MQGEGSSTLFYTYGALKMAPKFTLYHKCMINRALLKCCFIEWREGKSEKCLEKAILQAQTLNEIAITMREDWLICMMIYLEIAETYLLFPTKNNIDQAKQKYKKAFELQSTFGGILLTTQYHFNLYQQYIHFCLKFGNLEDLNDARKISVEMRERCVQQKRKQAIGDNLIKIEDRTKSKTRRKVAINLLGILFLISSVFAGVWFFMTK, from the exons ATGCAAGGAGAGGGTTCATCAACTTTGTTCTACACCTATGGTGCTTTAAAAATGGCGCCAAAATTTACTCTCTATCATAAATGCATGATCAATCGCGCTCTTTTAAAGTGCTGCTTTATTGAATGGCGAGAAGGAAAAAGTGAAAAGTGTCTTGAAAAAGCTATTTTGCAAGCACAAACCTTAAATGAAATAGCTATCACTATGAGAGAAGATTGGCTAATCTGTATGATGATTTACCTTGAAATTGCTGAAACATATCTCCTCTTTCCCACGAAAAACAACATTGATCAAGCtaaacaaaagtacaaaaaagcATTTGAACTCCAATCAACATTTGGTGGTATACTTCTGACTACCCAATACCATTTCAATCTTTATcaacaatatattcatttttgcTTGAAATTTGGCAATTTAGAAGATCTCAACGATGCACGGAAAATTTCTGTTGAAATGAGGGAGAGGTGTGTCCAACAAAAACGTAAACAAGCAATTGGAGACAACTTGATTAAGATTGAAgatagaacaaaatcaaag ACTAGAAGAAAGGTTGCCATTAATCTACTCGGAATACTATTTCTGATTTCATCTGTGTTTGCTGGTGTGTGGTTCTTTATGACCAAGTGA